A single Ptiloglossa arizonensis isolate GNS036 chromosome 2, iyPtiAriz1_principal, whole genome shotgun sequence DNA region contains:
- the LOC143143571 gene encoding LOW QUALITY PROTEIN: uncharacterized protein LOC143143571 (The sequence of the model RefSeq protein was modified relative to this genomic sequence to represent the inferred CDS: substituted 1 base at 1 genomic stop codon) has protein sequence MYETHNPGFCYHCSGAIKETGPTTKQQRTQKDCYEFVRSILFTDDEIDPWKLLCLHLLTAHSTRWNNNDDSNVRPVTVLLEKARKKHFSGAWNNILPCYVVDTEEASSATTPGNAKLRLEDQAIRDFEDKYRRYVDDNLDFGRAISTNAKQTRVARHGFERMPTITPHVYSLLGPSHELRIKRVLAEGVPGRKWANFGTELDESNEKGSSFRLDDDDPSSRMTTDLSNRHCLPSSTRSPSNRSAFGSIKFDHGITMLKSKRSKLGNCAGSIYDDRPKGLVTIKSSFGAVKDVASKTSSTKSPFRGLFGNQASTNSLLSTTLTTDTTKKYRKCVYLNTPVGCAKSMDKDREIVPILVNYQIQALVQAVLEVLERVNPEKSRNIVETARDTDEIKKMLLSREMQNFARSLSGQSLVSSAESYVISMAAVADEMDFRFERTPEKEIIALTLEIPSVSSLNALIAEIRNNIFFDAKKKTQLNENTEGNVSSLLMERKIASKDDGKNTLNLIEPVDQXAKCADYVAKKSNEDDIVETKYESGQMMNSRTKASEQPISSENVIATRTSNAKAWKASQDLGHLDADRVILRRMTNTQRILVGQMCASLKSKRINNQGLINESVPLAALITPALSRDSIKLLTRGTVYAKTETIKKQQEGSEDNVAVPDKLTGPLLAKIRQDVAENETNQRLKYFLKRKTNK, from the exons ATGTACGAAACCCATAATCCCGGCTTCTGCTACCACTGCAGCGGTGCTATCAAAGAAACCGGACCGACGACCAAACAACAACGAACCCAGAAAGATTGCTACGAGTTCGTGCGATCGATACTCTTCACCGACGACGAGATCGACCCGTGGAAGCTTCTTTGTCTGCATCTGTTGACCGCTCACAGCACCAGGTGGAACAACAACGACGATTCCAACGTTCGTCCGGTTACTGTCTTATTGGAGAAAG CTAGGAAAAAGCATTTTTCCGGCGCGTGGAACAACATTCTACCGTGTTACGTGGTGGACACGGAGGAAGCATCGAGCGCCACGACGCCTGGAAACGCAAAGCTGCGTTTGGAGGACCAAGCGATACGCGACTTCGAGGACAAGTACAGACGATACGTGGACGACAACCTCGATTTCGGCAGAGCTATCTCCACCAACGCGAAACAGACCAGAGTGGCTCGACACGGATTCGAAAGAATGCCCACGATCACGCCTCACGTGTACTCGTTGCTCGGCCCTTCTCACGAGCTACGAATCAAACGTGTCCTGGCCGAAGGTGTACCCGGAAGGAAATGGGCCAATTTCGGCACCGagctcgacgaatcgaacgagaagggttcctcgtttcgtctcgacgacgacgatcctTCGAGCAGAATGACCACCGACCTCTCCAACAGACACTGCCTACCGTCATCGACGCGCAGTCCGTCGAATCGATCCGCGTTCGGCTCGATCAAGTTCGATCACGGGATCACCATGTTGAAGTCGAAACGAAGCAAACTCGGGAACTGCGCTGGATCGATCTACGACGATCGTCCGAAAGGTCTCGTCACAATCAAGTCCAGTTTCGGCGCGGTGAAAGACGTAGCTTCGAAAACATCGAGCACCAAATCCCCGTTTCGTGGTCTGTTCGGGAATCAAGCATCGACCAACTCTCTTCTATCGACCACCTTGACTACCGACACCACCAAAAAGTACAGAAAATGCGTTTACCTGAACACTCCGGTCGGCTGCGCGAAATCGATGGACAAGGATCGCGAAATCGTCCCGATTCTCGTCAATTATCAGATCCAAGCTTTGGTGCAGGCAGTCCTCGAAGTTCTCGAACGCGTGAATCCCGAGAAATCGAGGAACATCGTCGAGACCGCGAGAGACACGGACGAGATAAAGAAAATGTTGCTGAGTCGAGAGATGCAAAATTTCGCTCGGTCCCTGTCCGGTCAGTCGTTGGTTTCTTCCGCGGAGAGCTACGTGATATCAATGGCGGCGGTGGCCGACGAGATGGATTTTCGATTCGAGAGAACACCAGAAAAGGAAATAATCGCTCTCACTCTGGAAATaccgtcggtctcgtccctgaaCGCGCTAATCGCCGAGATACGAAACAATATATTCTTCGACGCGAAAAAGAAGACACAGCTGAACGAGAACACCGAGGGAAACGTCTCCTCGCTCCTCATGGAACGAAAAATTGCTTCGAAGGACGATGGAAAGAATACCTTGAACTTAATAGAGCCGGTCGACCAGTAAGCCAAGT GCGCCGATTACGTCGCGAAAAAATCCAACGAGGACGATATCGTGGAAACAAAGTACGAATCCGGCCAGATGATGAATTCGAGGACGAAGGCCAGCGAGCAACCGATATCTTCCGAAAATGTTATTGCTACGCGTACTTCAAATGCTAAA GCTTGGAAAGCTTCCCAGGATCTTGGTCATTTAGACGCGGATCGCGTAATACTGCGAAGAATGACGAACACTCAAAGAATTTTAGTAGGACAGATGTGTGCTTCACTTAAAAGCAAGAGAATTAATAACCAAG GTTTAATTAACGAAAGCGTACCACTAGCGGCATTAATTACTCCGGCCCTTTCTCGCGATAGCATTAAACTTTTAACACGAGGAACGGTGTACGCAAAAacagaaactataaaaaaacaGCAAGAAGGATCGGAAGATAATGTTGCGGTACCGGATAAATTAACCGGCCCTCTACTAGCGAAG aTACGCCAAGATGTcgcggaaaacgaaacgaaccaacgtttgaaatattttctaaaacgtAAGACGAACAAATAA